GGATACTGAAGATTATGAAGATGTCCctatattgtttttgtgtgctgaTCACTACAGGTCATGCGCGATCTCCCTCGTGTCTCTGTAAAGGGAAACATTCGTACAAATACCTGTTTTATATGCCCAGAATGGAATGACCGTTCTCAAGGTTCAATTTGACTCCTTCTGTTGTAGCATCAGAGGAGCCGGACGTCTGCACTGACCTCGGATAGAGCACGGACATCTTTCCAGACTATGGCTTCAAAACAGACGCagtctgttttttcctctctggaCAAGCACAAGTGAACGTAAGCCTCATCCAGACCCCATTCATAGCAATATCATTATAATATTgcagtgtttcattttttttaactcatgtTTTTCTTATCTTCTATAGGTTTCTGTTCAACACCTCCCGTCTTGGTGTTCATTGTACTACCTCTACCCTCCCTGTTTTCTCTCATCTCAACTGTGCTGTTTCGTGTCGGTGAAAATGGACGCCGACGAGCCCGTGCAGCCCAGCCTCAACTCTTCCTATGTTCCGACCGCTCTTGGGAACCACAACGTatctgaggacgaggaggacgcgGACCACAGTCCCACTGCGTCCCTCTTGCCCAAACACTTGTCGGTGCCTCTGGCTGTGCGCTACAGTCCAGAGGACTCCTACTGTTTGGTGTACCTAATCTTCTTTCTGATGGGCATTGGCTCCCTGCTGCCCTGGAACTTCTTCATAACAGCCAAACACTACTGGCTCTACAAACTGAGTAACAACACTCATTCCAACAGCAACGAGGATCAACGTTCATATCtcagtgtgagtgagaggggaACTAGATAGCACATATAGTCATTGTTCGTGTGTGAATGTACGCAGGAAGCCCGTGACCGATGTTAGGACTGAGTGTCCTTTCACATTTGATATCCATTCCGACACAATTATACAATTATAAATGTCGAAGCCTTGTTTAAGTCGGCTAAATTTAAGTCAGAGATTGTAAAAGAAACAAGTCTTGCAACTGAATACTGTTGCTTTAAGTCAGGATTGTAAACACAGTGTTGGTCATTTAGGATCTGCTTTGAAGCTACCGGAGAAACACACAACTTCAGGAGGAAAGTGGTGCTCTTAAATATCTTCAGTTCATTTTTACTGATGGGATGCAGAAATAAATTCATGATGACATTCAGCAAATaaccggaaaaaaaatcttttcaaaagAATTTTAGTCAAGactggccttttttttgtaaaagcacTAAAATGACTATGAGTCTATTTCAGATGAGACAAACAGCTGTTGGATCAGTGAAACGTCAGGATGAGCGAGTTCTACAGGGCTGCTCTGACAATAATGAGTAATTTGATGTGACTTTGGAAACCAAAGCAAATATAAGAAAGGaaagtttggggttttttttaatttatattgcCCCCCTCTCCTTTACATTCCTCTTAACTTTTTGAGAGATGATATTTGAATGTAATTGGTCTGTGTGCTTACGTTCAagcaaattcatgtttttttcttttatttaactaTTCACAGGAATACTTTGAGAGTTATCTGGTCATCGCCTCCACGGTGCCCTCAGTGCTCTGTCTGATACTCAACTACATCCTGGTGAACAGgttgagagacacacacacacacacacacacacacacacacacacacacacacacagagagagagagagcacacttttcccctttttgaGTCTCTTGTGTTCACCATGAGTATTTAGtacatttcacagtttgttgttgtgtctggtTGTCACATTAGGACATTTGtccttttgtatattttacagaTTATAGTAATGTATAGCAATTTGTCTTGGGACATTAAATGTTATTTGCTTCTAATCACTCTCTCCgattcatatttctgttgtgGTTTGAGATAACACTGAGCAAAGGGAATGTTTTGTTACATCCCTGCCGAagaatatatttaatattatttgtgtTAGTAATTTATTGTGTGGACAAATATATGCTGTACAGTTTCTGACTTGCTCCGAAAGTGCagtacaaaacatattttttgtgtgtttacgtTTATCAGCTAATCTTTGATACAACTCTTGGATAATCCTTAATTTGTGTGTTATCGCTGTTGATAGGTTGTCTCCGAATGTTCGGATCCTGGCGTCTCTCTTTGTGATCCTTTTGGTGTTCCTGTTGACCACGGTGCTGGTGAAAGTGGACGTGTCCGACTGCAGGGTGGAGTTCTTCATCGGAACACTGGCCAGTGTGGCTGTCGTCAGCGGAGCCTCCAACATCTTCTCTGGCAGTGTGTTTGGCATCAGTGGGCATTTTCCCATGAGGATCTCTCAGGCCCTAATATCAGGTACTGTCCTCAATCAGGTTTTCAactatttttttatacaatatttttgttattatggCATTTATACAGTACCAaacatatacttttttttctgcagtgttgATTTCTCGAGAATATGGGCTATTTAGAACTCTGGTGAACATAACAAGAATACAAGAAGGAACACACTATAGAAATTTCAGGTTACTCCTAAATGATCCCACTTCTGGATTTGATTATGGAGAACCTTGTTGCATACATTTGCAAATTAATGCAAAACTGATGTTGctaaaacataatttcataaGTCATCTTCTATATTTGTATTATGCAAGACCAGTATAGTGgcacaaatgcatttttcaataaattaatggtttaaattgttgttgttttaattaatgTAACTGGGCTTTGTTGCATGTTATCATCCTCTTCCCTCGTTTTCTGTCAGCTCACAActctatacaaataaagatgGATTTATTGTTACATTTAACCCGTAGAGATAATAATGGTGGGCCATTTGGCAGTTCAAAGTTTTCTTCTTAAATGACTGCACAATAAGTTGAAGTCTCATGTTTGCATCTCAGGCCAGGCTATGGGAGGCACACTGAGTGCAGTAGCATCAGTCATGGACCTGGCACTCACAAAGGATGTGACAGACAGCGCTCTGGCCTATTTCCTGACAGCCGACGTCTTTATTCTGCTCTGCATCATCACGTATCTGCTGCTGCCAAAGCTGGCATATTCAAGGTCagtaacgggggggggggtattctaTAGATACATATGCTATCTATCAAACCTGTAAAAATTACTGTCATCTGAATGTGGATACAGTACTGTAGATTAGCAGTGTGCATTGTCTACCACTGTCATTCTGTATACTTCCACTAGATGGTGTCAAAGATAGTTAAATCCCcaactgaaattaaattaaactaaaatgaatgtaataaatatgCTAAATTTACCTGCATCAGTTATTTTGCATGCGCATTATACATTTGCAACTACTGCCTGATTTAGTTCAGTAGCAATGCACATAAGGAAATTAAattttagcttttattttttagactAATGAAATTAAGGACATTTAAAGGTTGACCTGCACTCGAAGACGGAATATGATGGGCGACTGATAAAATAGCTTTTCAGGGGACAGGTTCAATATATTTCGTTATAGCAGAGATACAGGTATCTTACAAAACaagattatttgattgattACACCAAGAGCAATCAAAGTTATGTTCCAGCATAATTCAGCTCAGACTTGACAGATAAAATTCAGAAAGACATACCTCTGTTCAAAGATTTCTAACATGCTGCTTCTTTCTTCCAGACACTACATGCTGGCCGCTACATGCACCAATGCAGGAGTGATGATCGAAGGTGAAGGCGCTGCAGGCACAGCGAGCAGACACTCCGTCCCACCGCTGCTTCCCATCCTTAGGAAGACGTGGGTGCTCGGCCTAAGTGTCTTCTACGTCTTCTGTGTCTCCATAATGGTGTTCCCTGCAGTATCCTCGGGGATCCAGTCTGTCAACATGGACAGCGGCAGCCCCTGGACAACCACATACTTTGTGCCCCTCACCAGTTTCCTCCTGTACAACGTAGCAGACTTCTGCGGCAGGCAGGCCACAGCCTGGCTGCAGGTCCCAGGCCCCACCAGCCGAAGCCTGCCTGTACTGGTGCTGTGTCGCTCCGTCATGGTCCCGCTTCTCATGTTCTGTAACTACCAGCCCAGGGACCACCTCCACACGGTGCTATTCGCACACGATGCTTATCCTGTGGTATTTAACTGCATGCTAGGCCTCTCTAATGGCTACTTAGGCACTCTACCAATGATCTATGGCCCAAAGGTGGTACCTCGAGAGCTGGCAGAGGCCACAGGAGTGGTCATGTCCTTCTTCCTCACTTTCGGACTGGCTGTTGGATCTGCCTTCTCTGTCATTATCGTACAACGCATTTGATCAGGAAGTGAGGCAATTACCCATTCATGTACAGTGGTATTGTGGAGCTGGACAGGAGTCAGTTTGCCCACTACTGATGAATACTTGAACCTCAAAGCAAAGTGCTCCAGTAAAGCTGGTTGTTATGGGGGAAGAGTACTGATAAGCTTCACATTGTCATTGTTGACCAAAAAGCCTTAACTCCTTCATacctcaaattaaaatgtgttgtttacaCTGTGGCTCATGATACAAGCCTTAGGATGGAGCCCACCACGACGTGGTCTCtacattttaaacaatatttcagGACGTGCACATTTTGGATATAGAATTGGCTATGCAGAGGGtgtttaatgttattttaattcaacataaattaataaatttaaaaaagcaaagaaaacatcttACTGAGGGACACAGGTTGATTTGTCTGCCGCCTGTAAACCTTGTAACAACCTGATCTCACAATGTATAAACTGAGCATTTCCAATAACTTTTCGgatttcagtcattttcaaacGGTCACTTGAGCTGCAACTTGTAAAGGTGTGTTGTGACATGACATGTTTGTCATATAGTATTGCATATCGAAAGTTAAGTAGTTAGGCATAGTATTGACCCTAGATTATTCTCTCAATGACCTGGACATGACTGGCTACTGAGGTTGCGCAACAGTTTCCTTGATTGCATAAATGGCCAGCATGTAATAAATGAGGAGTCAGCTTTTTTTATGAGAAGCTTGGTAAGAATACAGTTTAcagcaaagaggaaaaaaattaaacagaagACTGGGATCACTTTAATTGTTAAAAATGTACAGATCAACTGACAGTTGGCTTAAGGTTTGAAGCAGACAATCAAATTTGAGACGCTTTTTGCAGGTTAGAAACAGTCATTTTACAAACAGTAGGAAGAGTGCAAACAATGATAGACTAGTCACCCTCATATCAGCtccttaaaacaaacaaaactttctGTCTACAAGATACAAATTTGTTTCAAGGATCAGACTACTAAAAGTAATGCCAGTCATTTAACACACTGAGCTGTTCAGAGAGAAGGAATCGTAGAGACAGCTGATGGGACTGAAGACCCAGGGGAACGCATAATCAGCATTGTACATGTGAACCACCACACCCAGAACGCAAATATGGGGAAATACAACCCCAATCtagtcagtgagacagtgacAGGCTTGAGCTGCAGGACATTAGACGTAATcaccccccccaacaaaataaAGTCCAGTCCCTTTCCACCATGACATCATTCAAAATATCAAAGTTATGTTTCAACATAAATTGCAGTCATTTaagtctattaaaaaaaaggaaacaggacaaaaataaaataaaaccataaagcAGCACTATCATAATATTTCTTTTGATTCCCTACAGGTCACTTTGTGCTGGACTTCCTCTATACCCAAACATGACGTTTGCAATGAGCCACGGCCTAAAAGACATAAACAAATGCATGCGTTATTAAAGCAAATGTCAGAAATTTCTTTAGATGGAAACGAGCTTTAGTACTAAAGATTGTTTATGTGCCCTAAACGGGCTCAAGTGTCTGGAGACACATTTCAGTGTCAAAATAGAACTTAAGTTACTCACGTTGCACCGAGTTGCTGTCTCAATGTTCTTGCACCAGAAACCAGGTCCCCAGCTGCAATGCTCTGTTCCCAGCAGCCTGCGCACGCCTTCAGGACAGGCTCCCACTTTCtgttacacacaacacacaattcAAACACTAAACAAGGTTGCAAGGATGTAGCACAAGCTGAATACCATTCCccacaaaatatatatgaaaataaagacactgGCTGCAAAAATCAGGAATGACTTGAATTCCTAAATCTCCTGGATTGTGATATATTTCCTGGTATAACCACAAAAGTCACTtcttatgaataaatataaattacacTTACCATGCACACAAAGTCTGGGTCGAGcatctggagcagcagctggacaagCATTGGTTCATACTGTACAATCAACTGGTCACACTGTTGACAGACACATGGGTTAGTATAAGGCTGTCACCTGAGGATGGGTAAAAGTTACACAATCCAAGAAGGTGCAACTTCTCACCTCAGACGTAAGAGAGTCTGGCAGGAAGCTGCAAACTTTCCTCACGGCCTCCTCGATCTGTTCCTCAGTAGCGTTCTTCTCCAGGATCCCATCGATGTAATCGACGGCCATTTTGCACACCTTGCAGTAGGCACCGTCCTTGAAACGAGTCTGGTCGAGTGCAGCTGGAACGAATTCAAAACGTAAATTAGTGTTATTCTACATATACTGGCTTCAGAGAGGAAAATATCATCAGATGATAAAAACAACCTTTGCGCAACATCAAACATCACTTTAGCAAAGCTAATGTTTGCATCCAGTTTGCCTTCTAAGAGCGAAGACTTACGGACAAATGCACGGCTGGCATCGTTGCAGAGTGCCAACATTGCGCAGACGGTCTTGGGGTCAGCCTGCTGCACTAGCAGCTCGATGATGGCCTGGCCATAGGTCTCAATCAGGTCCTTACACTGACCAGACAAAGTGGCCGGCAGGTATGTGCACACCTTCTCCACAGCTTGAATCACCTCCTCCTGGGACAAACACAGATGGGTCAGCTTCATACCTGAGCTGTGTCAACCAACAGGCAACAGGTTTGAACTTCATTTTTGAGGCCATAGTGAGTAAAAACAGCTGCAGATATCACACCTCTGTTTTCTGATCCTCCAACATGCTCTCCAGCTGCTTCATCACAAACTCACAGATGGCACATGTTGGGGAATCACGGACACGCACCATGGGCTGGAACATAAAGAGGCAATGACTCAAGTGAGTTTGCAATACTGAGCTACAAAACTTGTGTTTTATCCAGAATCAATATCAAATGCTGATCAGTCAGCCCACTATGACTTACTTTGGTAGATTCCACCTTGGTGGCAGGGATAAGCTTGGCAGCAGGTACAGTCTTGGCGGCAGGTACGGTCTCGGCGGCAGGTACAGTCTCGGCGGCAGGTACAGTCTCGGCGGCCTGCAGCTTCAGCATGGGGACGACcttcttcacagcagcagcacagaagccAGCGTTGACACAGATATCCTTGGGTTGCTGAGGACAGAAACGGTAACTTGAAGATACGCCGCGTAATGTGGACAAAACTTGCCACGTTGCATGCTTGTAGCATAAACCGTTTGTTTCTGAACTGCATATCATACCACAGCATTACCCCCCCATGCAAGTTTCCAtgttaagccccccccccaaaagacgTCTAATGCAGTTACACAGTACAACACACCCATactgacaaaaacatgttcccttctgcagctctgaacttcgtgtttgaaaaacaacagccatataaaaaaaaagatgctgcttGCCACCTCAAGACCAGTGCATCTCTCAGATGACGTGTTAATCCACTAAGATCCAAGCATACTTTATGCACGTTTGATGTGAAGAAACACGAGGAGGTTAATGTGGTCCTTTGCTGCCATGTTCCAACATGTCCAGTCATTAGCCAAACAATTTATGTCTAGTCGTCTCACTCATAATTAGATGTTTGAACATGCGTCTCTACTGTACAAGGTGAGTAGCTTTAGTTGAGTGGACAGCACATAAAGCAAGAGCAAGTGGTTAAGAGGCTACAGGCTGAACACAGAGTCCTACCTGTTCCTGGGGAGCAGCGCACAAAACCCAGAACagggcaaaaataataataaagagcaAGACAACATgaatggaggagagggaagaaaagaacacGGACAGAAAAAAGATAACAGAAATTTAGAAAAGAGACAGTATGGGATGCAGAGATTCAGTGAGCAAGCCAGTGGGTGCTGGATACGGGCTTAGcaccaccacaaacacacaaattatcATTAGCTTTGATGGCCAGTTTAATACGCTCATCATTGAATATTAGAATATAATGACCATTCATGTTATAATGTGACTTATGTATGCAAGacacaaaagtgaaacacaggaagtggaaactTTAGACTCACCATGGACATGAGCTGCTCAACAACAAGTGTGCCATACTGGGAGATGTACTGCTTGCACTGCAACGAGGAAAACAGTTAATATGCGGCAtttttggaaatcaaaaatgtgtaTTCAAATCAAAACTCCCTACACTTGTGTGACTCGTACCATTACAGACAAGCCTGGTCCCAGCAGGTCACACTGGTTCTCAATGTTCTCAATGAGAGAGTCAGTAAATGAGGAGTTGATCTTGGCTTCTGCTTGAGCGTCGGTCAGGAACTTGACGCAGTCCTGGCACACCACATCGCTATCCTACAGGGAAGGCAAGATTTGGACAAAATAAAGACACCTGCTGTCACCTACTCGACAGCAGGAAAATATAATGTTGTGCATGTGGGTGCAGAGGACTATAAGACAGAGTACCTGATTTGGAGTCTCCTGTTTGGGGGCCTCCTTCTTGAGGATTTCCTGAGGGTAGAGGAGCTCGGGCACATTGACGAGGAATGGAGTCAGTCGCTGGGAAAGGTCGACCTGAGGGATTTCATTGGACTTAAGCTGCTCCATGGCCTGAACCTTGGCCAGGGCTGCCTGCTGAGACGTGCACAGCCCAAGGGCGCCACATACCGCACTGGGATCctcctttagaaaaaaaacacaacttcacGTTACTTCAATAATTGACACATTTTAATAGTCAGTTAACAGGGAAGTTCTATCTGTAATCAATGGTCTCTTTTGCTCTTGCAGTTGCCGTAGCAGGTGAGAGTTGAAACAAAGAAACCTACACCAGCTAAATGTTCTCCCAGTCATGGGGTTTACACAATGACTAGTCTGTTCCCCTTTAGACTTGGGACTCACTTCCGCATCAATAGCCTTCATTTAGCTGGCTGCACTTTGCTCACagccacttcctttttttcctgacaccAACGTGCAGATGAACCATTTCAAGAATCTTAGATGAAGCTGAAAGATAAACTGACAGAAAAACCAAACTGGAATAAGTATAGCAAATTTGCAAGCATGGTTGCAAATTTATATGGTTCTAATACAGACCTCTACAACCTGgcaatgacaagaaaaaaaggcttatttGTGATGTTAACCTTATTCCAGCTAGTTGTCATGTCATGTAATCCTTTCAACACAGAATCcatatttaaatacagaaaaaaggCCAGGGCTTGCTTAAGTAGGTTGACAGTGCTCACCAGTTCTCCAGTGATGATTCCCATGAGGATGGGGTAGTAGTCATCCACCATCTCCTTGCACTCTGCTGTCAAACTTTTATCAGGGATGAGCTGGCAGGCCTTCTCCAGGTACCCAAGAACCTCACCCTGCAATCACAGATTCAACCAGATATCAGTCtttcaaattgttttaattctaGGTATAGTCACATGCAACTTATCTCCTTATCACACAGGGATTTGTTTTATATGAATTACCTCAGTGGCATTGTCCTTCAGTATCTGCTCCACAACCATCAACACCTCTTTACACAAGTCACATGGCACCgttttctgggaaaaaaagattggaTGTGTGatcatttgtatttgtctcCTTCAGAGTGAACGCAATACAAATAAGAAATACATGAAACTTTGAGAAAGGAGAGCATGTGTGCTCTTGTAGTGATACGTTTCAatacagaagaacacaagataACAGTCGGTAATTTCTAGAATACACAAAAGAATAGTATAAAAAggtatatatataagtatataaaaaGGAACCTGTCATGTTCatggaaaaaagaagcaggCTCACCATCTGGGGCTTGTTCCACACGTTCTGCTGGCAGTGAGTCACCGCTCCGCACAGAGACGCCGTCTTCACATTCTTACACCAGTAGAGGGGGCCGCGAGCACACTGCTCAGTGCCCAGCAGAGGGGTCGCTGCAACTGCAGGGTTGGCAACAGAATCaaatttcccattttttttactagtCATCAGAAAACACTCATGACAAATATCCCTGGAAACACAATTTCGCGATTGCTTAGGCACAAACAGAAATGGTCTCCAGTTTCACCAAAGTGCATACAGTTTCGTTCTTTAGGAGGTTCTGCATCTATCAGTTTGTGGTAATAATACCCACTCGCAATCCATCAAAAATAGACCGTTGTTTGCCAAGTGATCTAGATTGTAGATGAGCATAATATACCTGGAGCAGGCTACAGCTTCTTGAGGCTGAATTTACCACACCTGTCCACAATCTGCCTGGTGGTGATCACATGGGAATCTGAAGCTTCAtaaacttacacacacacacacacacacacacacacacacacacacacacacacacacacacacacacacacacacacacacacacacacacacacacac
The sequence above is a segment of the Scophthalmus maximus strain ysfricsl-2021 chromosome 10, ASM2237912v1, whole genome shotgun sequence genome. Coding sequences within it:
- the LOC118283816 gene encoding prosaposin isoform X1, whose protein sequence is MLLLTLLFVSSVAATPLLGTEQCARGPLYWCKNVKTASLCGAVTHCQQNVWNKPQMKTVPCDLCKEVLMVVEQILKDNATEGEVLGYLEKACQLIPDKSLTAECKEMVDDYYPILMGIITGELEDPSAVCGALGLCTSQQAALAKVQAMEQLKSNEIPQVDLSQRLTPFLVNVPELLYPQEILKKEAPKQETPNQDSDVVCQDCVKFLTDAQAEAKINSSFTDSLIENIENQCDLLGPGLSVMCKQYISQYGTLVVEQLMSMEQQPKDICVNAGFCAAAVKKVVPMLKLQAAETVPAAETVPAAETVPAAKTVPAAKLIPATKVESTKPMVRVRDSPTCAICEFVMKQLESMLEDQKTEEEVIQAVEKVCTYLPATLSGQCKDLIETYGQAIIELLVQQADPKTVCAMLALCNDASRAFVPALDQTRFKDGAYCKVCKMAVDYIDGILEKNATEEQIEEAVRKVCSFLPDSLTSECDQLIVQYEPMLVQLLLQMLDPDFVCMKVGACPEGVRRLLGTEHCSWGPGFWCKNIETATRCNAVAHCKRHVWV
- the slc29a3 gene encoding equilibrative nucleoside transporter 3; the encoded protein is MDADEPVQPSLNSSYVPTALGNHNVSEDEEDADHSPTASLLPKHLSVPLAVRYSPEDSYCLVYLIFFLMGIGSLLPWNFFITAKHYWLYKLSNNTHSNSNEDQRSYLSEYFESYLVIASTVPSVLCLILNYILVNRLSPNVRILASLFVILLVFLLTTVLVKVDVSDCRVEFFIGTLASVAVVSGASNIFSGSVFGISGHFPMRISQALISGQAMGGTLSAVASVMDLALTKDVTDSALAYFLTADVFILLCIITYLLLPKLAYSRHYMLAATCTNAGVMIEGEGAAGTASRHSVPPLLPILRKTWVLGLSVFYVFCVSIMVFPAVSSGIQSVNMDSGSPWTTTYFVPLTSFLLYNVADFCGRQATAWLQVPGPTSRSLPVLVLCRSVMVPLLMFCNYQPRDHLHTVLFAHDAYPVVFNCMLGLSNGYLGTLPMIYGPKVVPRELAEATGVVMSFFLTFGLAVGSAFSVIIVQRI
- the LOC118283816 gene encoding prosaposin isoform X2, which translates into the protein MLLLTLLFVSSVAATPLLGTEQCARGPLYWCKNVKTASLCGAVTHCQQNVWNKPQMKTVPCDLCKEVLMVVEQILKDNATEGEVLGYLEKACQLIPDKSLTAECKEMVDDYYPILMGIITGELEDPSAVCGALGLCTSQQAALAKVQAMEQLKSNEIPQVDLSQRLTPFLVNVPELLYPQEILKKEAPKQETPNQDSDVVCQDCVKFLTDAQAEAKINSSFTDSLIENIENQCDLLGPGLSVMCKQYISQYGTLVVEQLMSMQPKDICVNAGFCAAAVKKVVPMLKLQAAETVPAAETVPAAETVPAAKTVPAAKLIPATKVESTKPMVRVRDSPTCAICEFVMKQLESMLEDQKTEEEVIQAVEKVCTYLPATLSGQCKDLIETYGQAIIELLVQQADPKTVCAMLALCNDASRAFVPALDQTRFKDGAYCKVCKMAVDYIDGILEKNATEEQIEEAVRKVCSFLPDSLTSECDQLIVQYEPMLVQLLLQMLDPDFVCMKVGACPEGVRRLLGTEHCSWGPGFWCKNIETATRCNAVAHCKRHVWV